Proteins encoded by one window of Sorex araneus isolate mSorAra2 chromosome 3, mSorAra2.pri, whole genome shotgun sequence:
- the LOC101555009 gene encoding eosinophil peroxidase, whose translation MRPPLSWGTLAELRLLLALAGVLATLILAQPCEGSAPAAPGKLAPSVLGTYIAEAELLLEASYDGMQKSTKQEHPNSSTGPAEEPAEGPAEGPAEGPAEGPEDEDHQLRVLLPAPGTVLRAIYLRVALGLPQGKDLAQESDSIHITGVLTKPQLPPPSPNNGCADQGEAQDQEEDQDGQCSDQYRTISGRCNNKRRPWLGASNHALARWLPAEYEDGRALPLGWTPGKKHNGFVLPLVRDVSNRIVRFPSSRLTSDPGRSLMFPHWGQFLLHDLAFSPESLAEVNYMPNHDLSVSTSLLGEDSVTGADCHRTCARLPPCFPIEIPPKDPRIKTPGDCLPFFRSLPWHPVNGNRVREQTNQRSSFLDASTVYGSEASLAERLRNLTDEHGLLAVNQVFRDRGRALLPFDNVLGDPCVLSNRTARIPCFLAGDPRASDTPEMAALHTLFLREHNRLATELRRLNPGWSGEQLYQEARKIVGATVQIITYRDFLPLLLGSLRAARTLGPYQGYCSSEDPRVANVFTLTSSFSHMMLQPFVMRLDSQYQASGPEPRVPLSANFFATWRVVYQGGIDPILRGLMATPAKLNQQDSMMVDELRERLFERQSRIGLDLAALNMQRGRDHGIPGYNAWRRFCGLSQPRTLAQLSLVLKNPVLAKQFLELYGTADNIDLWIGAVAEPVLPGARVGPLLACLLEKQFHRIRSGDRFWWQKPGVFTESQRQALSSISLSSVLCDNTGISTVPKDPFKGGSYPQDFVNCTHIPRLDLSAWEGQ comes from the exons ATGCGGCCCCCTCTGTCTTGGGGTACCTTGGCAGAActgaggctgctcctggccctggcaGGGGTCCTGGCCACATTGATCCTGGCCCAGCCTTGTGAGGGCAGTGCCCCAG CGGCTCCCGGGAAACTGGCACCTTCAGTCCTTGGCACCTACATCGCAGAGGCTGAGCTACTGCTGGAAGCCTCCTATGATGGGATGCAGAAGAG CACCAAACAGGAGCATCCCAATAGCTCAACTGGACCGGCAGAAGAACCGGCAGAAGGACCGGCAGAAGGACCCGCAGAGGGACCCGCAGAGGGACCCGAAGATGAAGACCACCAACTGAGGGTGTTATTACCTGCCCCTGGCACAGTCCTGAGGGCCATCTATCTGCGTGTGGCCTTGGGGCTGCCACAGGGAAAGGACCTGGCACAAGAGTCCGACTCCATCCACATCACTG GGGTCCTGACGAAGCCCCAGCTGCCTCCGCCATCCCCGAACAATGGCTGTGCAGATCAGGGCGAGGCgcaggaccaggaggaggacCAGGACGGGCAATGCAGTGACCAGTACCGGACCATCAGTGGGAGATGCAATAACAA GAGGAGACCATGGCTGGGGGCCTCCAACCACGCCCTCGCCCGCTGGCTGCCAGCCGAGTACGAGGACGGGCGGGCGTTGCCCTTGGGCTGGACTCCGGGCAAGAAGCACAACGGTTTCGTCCTCCCTCTG GTCCGGGACGTCTCCAACAGGATTGTGCGCTTCCCCAGCTCAAGGCTGACCTCTGACCCTGGCCGGTCGCTCATGTTTCCCCACTGGGGCCAGTTCCTCCTCCACGACTTGGCCTTCTCCCCCGAGTCTCTGGCCGAAGTGAACTACATGCCCAACCACGACCTGTCTGTGTCCACGTCTTTGTTGGGAGAGGACAGCGTGACAGGAGCCGATTGCCACAGGACCTGTGCCCGGCTGCCACCCTGCTTCCCCATTGAG ATACCGCCCAAGGACCCGCGCATCAAGACCCCCGGGGACTGCCTGCCCTTCTTTCGCTCGCTGCCCTGGCACCCAGTAAACGGCAACCGGGTCCGGGAGCAGACGAACCAGCGCAGCTCCTTCCTGGACGCCAGCACAGTGTACGGCAGCGAGGCCAGCTTGGCGGAGCGGCTGCGCAACCTCACGGACGAGCACGGGCTGCTGGCCGTCAACCAGGTGTTCCGCGACAGAGGCCGCGCACTGCTGCCCTTCGACAACGTGCTGGGCGACCCCTGCGTGCTCAGCAACCGCACTGCGCGCATCCCCTGCTTCCTGGCAG GTGACCCCCGAGCCAGCGACACCCCCGAGATGGCGGCCCTGCACACCCTGTTCCTGAGAGAACACAACCGGCTGGCCACGGAGCTGAGGCGCCTGAACCCGGGCTGGAGCGGGGAGCAGCTGTACCAAGAGGCGCGCAAGATCGTGGGTGCCACAGTCCAG ATCATCACGTACCGAGACTTCCTGCCGCTGCTTCTGGGCTCTCTCCGTGCCGCTCGCACCCTGGGGCCCTACCAGGGCTACTGCTCCAGCGAGGACCCACGGGTGGCCAACGTCTTCACCCTGACCTCGAGCTTCAGCCACATGATGCTGCAGCCCTTCGTGATGCGCCTGGACAGCCAGTACCAGGCCTCCGGCCCCGAACCTCGCGTGCCCCTCAGTGCCAACTTCTTTGCCACCTGGCGCGTGGTATACCAAG GTGGCATTGACCCCATCCTCCGCGGCCTCATGGCCACCCCTGCCAAGCTGAACCAGCAGGACTCCATGATGGTTGACGAGCTCCGGGAGCGGCTGTTTGAGCGCCAGAGCAGGATCGGACTGGACCTGGCAGCTCTCAACATGCAGCGTGGCCGGGACCACGGCATCCCGG GGTACAACGCCTGGAGGCGCTTCTGCGGCCTCTCCCAACCCCGCACCCTGGCTCAGCTCAGCCTGGTGCTGAAAAACCCGGTCTTGGCAAAACAGTTCCTGGAGCTGTACGGGACGGCCGACAACATCGACCTGTGGATCGGGGCCGTTGCGGAGCCCGTCTTGCCAGGAGCCCGCGTGGGGCCTCTCCTGGCCTGTCTGTTGGAGAAGCAGTTCCACAGGATCCGCAGTGGGGACAG GTTCTGGTGGCAGAAGCCGGGTGTCTTCACGGAGAGCCAGCGGCAGGCCCTGAGCAGCATTTCCCTGTCTTCGGTCCTGTGTGACAACACGGGCATCAGCACCGTGCCCAAGGACCCGTTCAAGGGAGGCAGCTATCCCCAGGACTTTGTGAACTGCACCCACATTCCCAGACTGGACCTGTCTGCCTGGGAGGGCCAGTGA